The following coding sequences lie in one Deltaproteobacteria bacterium genomic window:
- a CDS encoding LysR family transcriptional regulator, with product MDWDDVRFFLAIVRSGTLAGAATSLGLDATTVGRRLARLEQAVDARLFDRTAKGYVPTAAGTRILPRAEAIEREIIAAMRDVEGEDQRLAGNVRLAATEMLSTRFIAPHLHRFNRRYPDIKLELACTNRDVDLGRREADIALRLARPHQDDVVVKRLFVIDLALYASHGYVEELGEPGSNGQDGFGGHRCVGFADTRAFRRENEWFDQFAPNAEVALRSDSVSSIMSAAIAGVGIALLPCRVADAEPALRRIALPGAAGAPGQGPEPRVVWQAVHRDLMGAARIRAVLDFLGRLFGVADPVAATRGGATAQSP from the coding sequence ATGGACTGGGACGACGTGCGGTTCTTTCTCGCGATCGTGCGCAGCGGCACGCTCGCAGGGGCCGCCACCTCGCTCGGGCTCGACGCGACGACCGTAGGCCGTCGCCTCGCTCGGCTCGAGCAAGCGGTCGATGCCAGGCTGTTCGATCGCACCGCCAAGGGCTACGTGCCCACCGCCGCGGGCACCCGCATCCTGCCGCGGGCCGAGGCCATCGAGCGCGAGATCATCGCGGCGATGCGCGATGTCGAGGGCGAGGATCAGCGACTCGCCGGCAACGTGCGACTGGCCGCGACCGAGATGCTCTCGACGCGCTTCATCGCGCCGCACCTGCATCGCTTCAATCGCCGCTACCCCGACATCAAGCTCGAGCTCGCCTGTACCAACCGCGACGTCGATCTCGGCCGTCGCGAGGCCGACATCGCGCTGCGACTGGCCCGGCCCCACCAGGACGACGTCGTGGTCAAGCGCCTGTTCGTGATCGATCTGGCGCTGTACGCCTCGCACGGCTACGTCGAGGAGCTCGGCGAGCCTGGCAGCAACGGGCAGGACGGCTTCGGCGGTCATCGCTGCGTCGGCTTCGCCGACACGCGCGCGTTCCGACGCGAGAACGAGTGGTTCGATCAGTTTGCGCCCAACGCCGAGGTCGCGCTGCGTTCCGACAGCGTGTCGTCGATCATGTCGGCCGCCATCGCTGGCGTCGGCATCGCGCTGCTGCCGTGTCGCGTCGCCGACGCCGAGCCGGCGTTGCGTCGCATCGCGCTGCCGGGCGCTGCCGGAGCACCGGGCCAGGGGCCCGAGCCGCGCGTGGTGTGGCAAGCGGTGCATCGCGATCTCATGGGCGCAGCGAGGATCCGGGCCGTGCTCGACTTCTTGGGTCGCTTGTTCGGCGTTGCGGACCCGGTCGCCGCCACGCGGGGCGGCGCGACTGCGCAGTCACCCTGA